A single genomic interval of Mucilaginibacter robiniae harbors:
- a CDS encoding fatty acid desaturase: MLIAKKKSFRWSDESEPHKHRTKTIIKQHPEIRQLIGRNPYTIFIIAFCVGLQIVMAWALKDVAWWWIALAAYGIGAFACHTLFVCIHECSHNLLFKNKTLNTWSGMLANLPLMVPSSVSFQKYHLKHHAYQGVEALDADMPFHWEARLINNSSFGKAMWLLFYPVFQALRPFRLKEIKLFDAWTLVNWAVQLSFVGLVVYFLGAKAILYLTLSFFFSVGLHPLGARWIQEHFLTHGEQETKSYYGRLNAFNLNVGYHNEHHDFPSIPWNNLPKIKALADNHYETLGYHTSYTRLLFEFLFNRELSVFSRTARSNRGKIAPPKAVELQNIKPNVSVEA, from the coding sequence ATGCTGATAGCAAAAAAGAAGAGCTTCCGTTGGTCTGATGAGAGTGAACCGCACAAGCACCGTACTAAAACAATTATTAAACAACATCCCGAAATTAGGCAGTTAATTGGCCGCAATCCTTACACCATTTTTATTATTGCCTTTTGCGTAGGCTTACAAATTGTAATGGCTTGGGCTTTAAAAGATGTAGCCTGGTGGTGGATTGCTTTAGCTGCTTATGGTATTGGCGCTTTTGCCTGCCACACTTTGTTTGTGTGTATTCATGAATGTTCACACAATTTGTTATTCAAAAATAAAACTTTGAATACCTGGTCAGGCATGTTGGCAAACCTGCCATTAATGGTGCCTAGTTCAGTATCTTTCCAAAAATATCACCTAAAACATCACGCATATCAAGGGGTGGAAGCTTTAGATGCTGATATGCCGTTCCATTGGGAGGCCCGTTTAATTAACAACTCTAGCTTTGGTAAAGCCATGTGGCTGTTGTTTTATCCGGTATTTCAGGCTTTGCGCCCGTTCCGGTTAAAAGAAATTAAACTATTTGACGCCTGGACTTTGGTAAACTGGGCGGTACAATTAAGCTTTGTGGGCTTGGTGGTGTACTTTTTAGGTGCTAAAGCCATTCTGTATTTAACCTTAAGCTTCTTCTTTTCGGTAGGCTTGCACCCGCTGGGCGCCCGCTGGATTCAGGAACACTTTTTAACACATGGCGAACAGGAAACCAAGAGCTACTATGGCCGCCTGAATGCGTTTAACCTGAACGTAGGCTACCACAACGAGCACCATGATTTTCCATCTATCCCTTGGAACAATCTGCCGAAAATTAAAGCATTAGCCGATAATCATTATGAAACTTTAGGTTATCACACATCTTATACGCGGTTATTGTTTGAATTCTTATTCAACCGTGAATTGTCTGTTTTTTCGCGTACGGCACGTTCCAACCGCGGCAAAATAGCACCACCTAAAGCGGTTGAGCTGCAAAACATAAAACCTAACGTAAGCGTGGAAGCCTAA
- a CDS encoding alpha/beta hydrolase, with amino-acid sequence MLRLILLILLLLVSLLTIFKAPTYHLWLVAIMAGEYSLIFIGATLLLLSAGWWSAHYQTIGTIVGVLALLLFIYPIINAYIIGKQLAANMNKALSSPIQATHFAPFSFTKLFTNVSLQSYKTFTYVSYPDTTLTLDYYKTATTGKRPCVVVIHGGSWSSGDSKQLPQLNSRLVQAGYQVASVNYRLAPKWQSPAPVQDVTAALHYLRQHADELQIDTTQFVLLGRSAGAQIALLAAYTLKQAGIKGIVDFYGPADMVWGYSIPAPKLVMDSRRVMANYLGGFYPAVPQNYQASSPIEFVNSQTVPTLIIHGANDVLVAYEHSRRLDVKLQQNNIPHYWLKLPWATHGFDYHLNGPGGQLSTYAVEHFLQSVTH; translated from the coding sequence ATGCTGCGCCTCATTTTACTTATTCTTTTGCTCCTTGTTTCGCTACTTACCATATTTAAAGCACCTACTTACCATTTGTGGCTGGTGGCCATTATGGCCGGCGAATACAGTCTTATTTTTATAGGTGCAACGCTCTTGTTACTGTCAGCAGGCTGGTGGTCAGCTCATTACCAAACTATCGGAACAATAGTGGGTGTACTGGCTTTGCTATTGTTTATTTATCCTATTATTAATGCTTATATTATTGGCAAACAACTGGCAGCTAACATGAATAAGGCATTGAGTTCACCTATTCAAGCAACTCATTTTGCACCGTTCAGCTTCACTAAGCTTTTTACAAACGTATCTTTACAGTCTTATAAAACGTTCACCTACGTGAGCTATCCGGATACTACCTTAACGCTCGATTACTATAAAACCGCCACTACAGGCAAACGCCCGTGTGTGGTGGTTATACATGGCGGCTCGTGGAGTAGTGGTGACAGCAAGCAACTACCGCAACTCAACAGCCGGTTAGTACAAGCCGGTTATCAGGTAGCCAGTGTTAATTACCGGCTGGCGCCTAAATGGCAAAGCCCTGCTCCCGTGCAGGATGTAACTGCTGCGTTGCATTATCTACGCCAGCATGCCGATGAATTACAGATTGACACTACACAATTTGTATTACTAGGTCGTTCGGCAGGTGCGCAAATTGCTTTGCTGGCGGCCTACACTTTAAAACAGGCAGGCATTAAAGGCATAGTCGATTTTTACGGACCAGCCGACATGGTTTGGGGTTATTCCATTCCGGCACCTAAATTAGTGATGGATTCTAGGCGGGTAATGGCTAATTACCTAGGCGGGTTTTATCCTGCTGTGCCGCAAAACTATCAGGCCAGTTCGCCTATCGAGTTTGTAAACTCACAAACCGTACCTACTCTGATTATTCATGGCGCTAACGATGTGTTGGTGGCTTACGAACATAGCCGCCGACTGGATGTCAAGCTACAACAAAACAACATACCGCATTACTGGCTCAAACTGCCCTGGGCTACACATGGGTTTGACTATCACTTGAACGGACCGGGCGGGCAGCTATCTACCTACGCGGTTGAGCATTTTTTACAATCAGTTACCCATTAA
- a CDS encoding penicillin acylase family protein — translation MKKQLLTILCSLPLLTFAQKFTPTEIARYQAQAKQVTIIRDNWGVPHIYGKTDADAVFGLLYSECEENFKGVERNYLYQLGKQAEVDGENSLYTDVQLQLIADSADAIKEYKASPLWFKKLMDAFADGVNYYLYKHPETKPLVLHHFEPWYALMFTDGSVSATVTGGISLNETRQFYSSSSDAKYGTISKPAETLEDRIFDREIGSNGFAISPKKSASGHAMLYINPHVPFYFRSEVQLVSDEGLNAYGAVTWGQFFIYQGFNPHCGWMHTSSNADVADAYSEKVVKKDNALYYEYNGHLKPLTSRKLVINCKQGNKVEPITINGFYTHHGPVLGSRDGKWLSLKANNRSYDALLESWLITKANTYAQYVKAMDLVSNATNNTVYADDQGNTAFWYGNYVPKRDPKLDWTQPVDGSTSATDWSGVHKLNEIVQVHNPAGGWIQNCNATPYAVSGKNSPNPKNYPAYMAPDGQNYRGVNAVKLLDNTEKLTLDGMIAKGYDRYLAAFDVLLPVLFQAYQQAPDSLKSSLAQPVQILRNWNRRSAINSVATTLGVEWGTRMLAALPRPASAEEGTYQTARVEKILKTLPPAQALAYLSETIKNLQSRYGTWQVQWGDINRYQRPADGVTFDDNQPSLPAASVASTFGELPSFVSRTMEGTKKRYGYSGNSFMAAIEFGPRIKAKSLITGGQSFNPQSKHFTDQAQMYLDGKFKDVLFYKDDVLKHAEVTYHPGEEK, via the coding sequence ATGAAAAAACAACTACTCACTATTTTATGCTCATTGCCACTTTTAACTTTTGCCCAAAAGTTTACCCCAACTGAAATAGCCCGTTACCAAGCACAAGCTAAACAGGTTACCATTATTCGCGACAATTGGGGTGTACCGCATATTTATGGTAAAACCGATGCTGATGCGGTATTTGGCTTATTGTATTCAGAATGTGAGGAAAACTTTAAAGGTGTAGAGCGTAATTACCTGTACCAACTGGGTAAGCAGGCCGAAGTGGATGGCGAAAATAGCCTATACACCGATGTGCAACTGCAACTCATTGCCGATAGTGCCGACGCTATTAAAGAGTATAAAGCCAGTCCGCTGTGGTTTAAAAAGCTGATGGATGCTTTTGCCGATGGGGTTAATTATTATTTGTACAAACATCCGGAAACGAAACCTTTGGTATTGCACCATTTTGAACCCTGGTATGCCCTGATGTTTACCGATGGTAGTGTATCAGCTACGGTAACCGGCGGCATCAGCTTAAATGAAACCCGTCAGTTTTATTCAAGTTCCTCTGATGCAAAGTATGGTACTATTAGCAAACCGGCAGAAACTTTAGAGGATCGGATTTTCGATCGGGAAATTGGTTCGAATGGATTTGCTATCTCACCAAAAAAATCAGCCTCTGGCCATGCTATGTTGTATATCAATCCGCACGTGCCTTTTTATTTTCGCTCGGAAGTGCAACTGGTAAGTGATGAGGGACTGAATGCCTACGGGGCAGTTACCTGGGGGCAATTCTTCATTTATCAAGGCTTCAACCCGCATTGCGGCTGGATGCATACCAGCAGCAATGCCGATGTAGCTGATGCTTATTCCGAAAAAGTGGTTAAAAAAGATAATGCTTTGTACTACGAATACAATGGTCATCTCAAACCACTTACCTCACGTAAGTTGGTCATCAATTGTAAGCAGGGTAATAAAGTAGAACCAATTACTATCAATGGTTTTTACACGCATCATGGTCCGGTGCTGGGTAGTCGTGATGGTAAATGGTTAAGCTTAAAAGCGAACAATCGCTCGTATGATGCCTTATTAGAATCGTGGCTCATTACTAAAGCTAATACCTATGCGCAGTATGTCAAGGCAATGGATTTGGTATCTAATGCTACCAACAACACCGTTTATGCCGACGATCAGGGCAATACGGCATTTTGGTATGGTAACTATGTGCCTAAGCGTGACCCGAAGCTGGATTGGACCCAGCCAGTTGATGGCAGCACCTCGGCTACCGATTGGAGCGGCGTACATAAGCTAAATGAAATTGTGCAGGTGCATAACCCTGCCGGTGGTTGGATACAAAATTGTAATGCCACGCCTTATGCTGTATCGGGTAAAAATAGCCCTAATCCGAAGAACTACCCGGCTTACATGGCACCCGATGGGCAGAATTATCGTGGTGTAAATGCGGTCAAGTTACTGGATAATACCGAGAAGCTTACCTTAGATGGCATGATAGCCAAAGGTTATGACCGCTACCTAGCCGCTTTTGATGTGCTATTGCCGGTGCTATTCCAGGCTTATCAGCAAGCTCCTGATTCATTAAAAAGTAGCTTGGCTCAACCAGTACAGATTTTACGGAACTGGAATAGGCGTTCGGCCATTAACTCTGTAGCTACTACGCTGGGAGTAGAGTGGGGTACCCGTATGCTGGCCGCTTTACCACGACCTGCATCAGCTGAAGAGGGTACGTACCAAACAGCGCGTGTGGAGAAAATACTGAAAACTTTACCACCAGCACAAGCTTTGGCATACCTAAGCGAGACGATTAAAAATCTGCAATCACGTTATGGAACCTGGCAGGTACAATGGGGCGATATCAACCGCTACCAACGCCCGGCTGATGGCGTAACGTTTGATGATAACCAGCCAAGTTTACCGGCAGCTTCGGTGGCTTCAACTTTTGGCGAGCTGCCTTCGTTTGTAAGCCGCACGATGGAAGGTACGAAAAAACGCTATGGTTATTCCGGTAATAGCTTTATGGCCGCTATCGAGTTTGGACCGCGTATCAAAGCAAAATCACTCATTACCGGCGGACAATCCTTTAATCCGCAATCCAAACATTTTACCGATCAGGCGCAGATGTACCTGGATGGTAAATTTAAAGATGTGTTATTTTACAAAGATGATGTATTAAAACACGCTGAAGTAACCTATCATCCAGGCGAAGAAAAGTAA
- a CDS encoding YebC/PmpR family DNA-binding transcriptional regulator, with product MGRAFEFRKERKFKRWAKMAVQFTRLGKEIVMAVKDAGPNPDTNSRLRTAMQNAKAVNMPKDRVEAAIKRASSKDEKDYEELVYEGYAPHGVAVLVETATDNTNRTVANVRSYFTKVGGTLGKTGSLDFVFSRKSVFRFEPGERDLEELEFELIDAGLEDLFVETDEEGNDVAVIHAAYEDFGKMQKTLEAMGMELKSAKLERIPLSTTEISETDAADVIKLIDRLEEDDDVQAVYHNMAE from the coding sequence ATGGGAAGAGCATTTGAGTTCCGTAAAGAAAGAAAATTTAAACGCTGGGCCAAAATGGCTGTGCAGTTTACCCGCTTAGGTAAAGAAATTGTAATGGCCGTAAAAGATGCCGGCCCAAATCCAGATACTAACTCACGCCTGCGCACAGCTATGCAAAATGCCAAAGCGGTAAACATGCCTAAAGACCGTGTTGAAGCTGCTATTAAACGGGCATCCAGCAAAGACGAAAAAGATTATGAAGAGCTGGTGTATGAAGGTTATGCACCACACGGTGTAGCGGTATTGGTAGAAACGGCTACCGACAATACCAACCGCACTGTAGCCAACGTACGCAGCTACTTTACTAAAGTAGGTGGTACGCTGGGTAAAACTGGTTCGTTAGATTTTGTATTCAGTCGTAAATCAGTTTTCCGCTTTGAACCAGGCGAACGCGATTTGGAAGAACTGGAATTTGAATTAATTGATGCCGGATTGGAAGATTTGTTTGTAGAAACTGATGAGGAAGGTAACGATGTAGCCGTTATTCATGCAGCTTATGAGGATTTTGGCAAAATGCAAAAGACCTTAGAAGCTATGGGTATGGAATTAAAATCAGCCAAATTGGAACGTATTCCTTTATCTACTACCGAAATCAGCGAAACTGATGCAGCGGACGTTATTAAACTGATTGACCGTCTGGAAGAAGATGACGACGTACAGGCCGTGTATCACAATATGGCAGAGTAA
- a CDS encoding NAD-dependent epimerase/dehydratase family protein: MSEKILIIGANGQIGTELVTALRRIHGAEQVIASDINNPAYAIRNSGPFEFANVLDKETLHHLFQKHQPTQVYLLAAILSATGEQKPKMAWDLNMNGLIHVLDLALEFKTAKVFWPSSIAVFGPNSPKQNTPQYCVMDPNTVYGFSKLAGERWCEYYHAKHGLDVRSIRYPGIISWKAAPGGGTTDYAIHIFHEALKTGTYQSFLSTSTMLPMMYMEDAIRATISLMDAPIENLTIRSSYNLAGMSFTPEQLTQKIQQHLPDFTISYADNDPRQAIADSWPQTIDDSQARQDWNWQPEYDLERLTADMMENLKNSLNL, translated from the coding sequence ATGAGCGAAAAAATTTTAATAATTGGTGCTAACGGCCAGATAGGTACAGAACTGGTAACGGCATTACGCCGCATACATGGCGCCGAACAGGTAATCGCTTCAGATATTAACAACCCGGCTTATGCCATCCGTAACAGTGGCCCGTTCGAGTTTGCCAACGTACTGGATAAAGAAACGCTTCATCATTTATTTCAAAAACATCAGCCTACCCAGGTTTACCTGCTGGCGGCCATCCTGTCGGCTACCGGCGAGCAAAAGCCTAAAATGGCTTGGGATTTAAACATGAACGGCCTGATTCATGTACTGGATTTAGCCTTAGAATTTAAAACAGCTAAAGTTTTCTGGCCAAGCTCTATCGCCGTTTTCGGTCCTAATTCGCCTAAGCAAAATACGCCGCAGTACTGCGTAATGGACCCGAATACCGTTTACGGATTTAGTAAACTGGCCGGTGAGCGCTGGTGCGAATATTACCACGCTAAACATGGCTTGGATGTACGAAGCATTCGTTACCCTGGCATTATCAGTTGGAAAGCAGCACCCGGCGGCGGCACTACTGATTATGCTATTCATATTTTTCATGAAGCATTGAAAACCGGCACATACCAAAGCTTTTTATCGACTAGCACTATGCTACCGATGATGTATATGGAGGATGCTATACGGGCGACCATCAGCTTGATGGATGCACCTATCGAAAACCTGACTATCCGTTCCAGCTATAACCTGGCCGGTATGAGTTTTACACCCGAACAACTAACACAGAAAATACAGCAGCATCTTCCTGATTTCACCATCAGCTATGCCGATAACGATCCACGCCAGGCCATTGCTGATAGCTGGCCGCAAACTATAGATGATAGCCAAGCACGGCAAGACTGGAACTGGCAACCGGAATATGACTTGGAAAGGCTAACCGCAGATATGATGGAAAACCTGAAGAATAGTTTAAATTTGTAG
- a CDS encoding aspartate-semialdehyde dehydrogenase, with amino-acid sequence MKVAVVGATGLVGTKMLQVLEERNFPVTELIPVASAKSVGKEVTFKGKPYKVVSAEDAIKQKPDLALFSAGGNTALEQAPMFAEAGITVIDNSSAWRMDPTKKLVVPEVNADALTAEDKIIANPNCSTIQMVVALKPLHDKYQIKRVVVSTYQSVTGTGVKAVNQLMDERKGIEGPKAYPYQIDLNVLPHIDVFQDNGYTKEEMKMILETKKIMGDDSIRVTATTVRIPVMGGHSESVNIEFANDFDLNEVRDLLSKAPGIIVVDDVANLKYPMPLEAHEKDEVFVGRIRRDETQPNTLNCWIVSDNLRKGAATNAVQIAEYLVAKNLVGQPVEA; translated from the coding sequence ATGAAAGTCGCAGTAGTAGGTGCTACCGGTTTGGTAGGCACTAAAATGTTGCAGGTTCTGGAAGAACGCAACTTTCCCGTAACAGAATTAATCCCGGTAGCTTCAGCCAAGAGTGTTGGTAAAGAAGTTACTTTTAAGGGTAAGCCTTATAAGGTGGTTTCTGCCGAGGATGCGATTAAGCAAAAGCCCGATCTGGCCTTGTTTTCGGCCGGTGGCAATACTGCATTGGAGCAAGCGCCTATGTTTGCCGAAGCAGGTATTACCGTAATTGATAATTCATCAGCCTGGCGTATGGACCCTACCAAAAAACTGGTAGTACCCGAAGTAAATGCCGATGCGCTGACTGCCGAAGATAAAATTATAGCTAACCCAAACTGTTCAACTATACAAATGGTAGTGGCTTTAAAACCTTTGCATGATAAATACCAAATTAAACGTGTAGTGGTATCTACCTATCAATCGGTAACCGGAACAGGTGTTAAAGCGGTTAACCAGTTGATGGATGAGCGTAAAGGCATTGAAGGCCCGAAAGCTTATCCTTACCAGATTGACCTGAATGTGTTACCTCATATTGATGTTTTTCAGGATAACGGCTATACCAAAGAGGAAATGAAGATGATACTGGAAACCAAAAAGATTATGGGTGATGACAGTATCCGCGTTACGGCTACTACCGTGCGCATTCCGGTAATGGGCGGCCACTCTGAGTCGGTAAATATTGAGTTTGCTAATGATTTCGACTTGAATGAAGTGCGCGATCTATTAAGCAAAGCACCAGGCATAATTGTGGTAGATGATGTGGCCAACCTAAAATACCCCATGCCACTGGAAGCTCATGAAAAAGACGAAGTGTTTGTAGGTCGCATCCGTCGTGATGAAACCCAGCCTAATACCTTAAACTGCTGGATTGTGTCTGACAACCTGCGCAAAGGTGCTGCTACTAATGCGGTACAAATTGCGGAATACTTGGTGGCTAAAAACCTGGTAGGTCAGCCTGTAGAAGCCTAA
- a CDS encoding glycosyltransferase 87 family protein → MRYRKYYLPLLLLVASVLFAFVSYQRGMHADLKGDYYIYWQAGKNFLAGQTIYTPGLVDGGFTYPPFAALLFSTFSWMPFHTSAFLYTFLINYGLWVVSLVLIRQIFQKLYPAENLNLPFILAIALSAGFYWHNYIWMNANLPVLCFTLLGIRCYLDKKFNLSYLFFLAGTFFKVTPALFLIFAAIKRGPKDWPKIALLALPFIFIPMLFRGWHTGLQDWADYYQAFVAPFSKGKVDENIISLGIPALLEKLNTGNAALGYSPLLHLTATGLKRLTLLIQVLIVGSITAKFVYDRYIHQQEEFSVADFCMIFLITLLVPGRVWGHHHVCTSFIYTYLFILVRNHKPLLIFTILLCLLTEFTIKDVIGQTLCDLLREYCYITLVMIYTSSIIVWQSYLSKTPKPVKGYSV, encoded by the coding sequence ATGCGTTATCGTAAGTACTATCTGCCTTTATTGCTCCTTGTAGCATCTGTTCTTTTTGCGTTCGTTTCTTACCAGCGTGGCATGCATGCTGATCTTAAAGGCGACTATTATATTTACTGGCAAGCCGGTAAAAACTTCTTAGCAGGGCAAACGATATATACCCCCGGTTTGGTGGACGGTGGCTTTACCTACCCGCCATTTGCGGCTTTGCTGTTCAGTACATTTTCCTGGATGCCTTTCCATACCTCGGCTTTCCTTTATACCTTTTTAATCAATTACGGCTTATGGGTGGTTTCGCTGGTACTGATTAGGCAGATTTTCCAAAAGTTATATCCTGCCGAAAACTTGAATTTACCTTTCATACTAGCTATCGCACTTTCGGCCGGTTTTTACTGGCACAACTACATTTGGATGAATGCCAACCTTCCGGTGCTTTGTTTCACGTTGTTGGGCATCCGCTGTTACTTGGATAAAAAATTCAACTTGAGCTATCTGTTCTTTTTAGCAGGTACATTTTTCAAGGTCACTCCTGCCTTGTTCTTGATTTTCGCGGCCATTAAACGCGGACCTAAAGACTGGCCTAAAATAGCGTTGTTGGCTTTACCATTTATATTTATCCCTATGCTGTTCAGAGGGTGGCATACCGGGTTGCAAGATTGGGCCGACTATTATCAGGCCTTTGTGGCTCCTTTTTCTAAAGGCAAGGTAGATGAAAATATTATTAGCCTCGGCATACCCGCACTATTGGAAAAGCTGAATACTGGCAACGCGGCATTAGGCTACTCTCCGCTGTTGCATTTAACGGCCACTGGCTTAAAAAGACTTACTCTTTTGATTCAAGTACTTATTGTAGGCTCAATTACAGCTAAGTTTGTTTACGATCGCTATATACACCAGCAGGAAGAATTTTCGGTAGCCGATTTTTGTATGATTTTTCTGATTACTTTACTGGTGCCGGGCCGGGTTTGGGGGCACCATCATGTTTGTACCAGCTTTATCTATACCTATCTGTTCATCCTGGTGCGCAATCACAAACCGCTTTTAATATTCACTATATTGCTTTGCCTCCTGACGGAATTTACAATTAAAGACGTAATCGGGCAAACCCTATGCGATTTGCTTCGCGAGTATTGCTATATTACTCTAGTAATGATTTATACCAGTTCCATAATTGTATGGCAGAGTTATTTATCTAAAACACCAAAGCCGGTAAAAGGCTATAGTGTTTAG
- a CDS encoding LysR substrate-binding domain-containing protein — protein sequence MISFSHRVFMEVAANLSFSKAAQVLFITQPAISKHIKALEDQYKLPLFERRGNSIILTEAGKKLNEYLLQATEIERKVEYDLSVLSNQSYAAGHLRLGASTTIALYILPPILSGFQRQYANVGVQLVNRNSEYILNALLNHEVDIGIIEADNKLTTVSYKPFMSDEVVPVCSAKSALAGKSLTLKQLLKTPMALRERGSGTLTALLKALASHHIKPADLSVKIRLGGTEALKNFLLADQCLGFMPRPSIVRELDEGDLVEVPVEGLKITRNFYFIRRKGTEDYGLTSDFMNYALQHTLQKQIV from the coding sequence ATGATTTCATTTTCTCACCGTGTTTTTATGGAGGTGGCGGCAAACCTGAGCTTTTCAAAAGCTGCACAGGTATTGTTTATTACGCAACCTGCCATCAGCAAGCACATTAAAGCGCTGGAAGATCAGTACAAGCTGCCTTTGTTTGAGCGTAGGGGTAACAGTATTATCCTGACCGAAGCCGGTAAAAAACTGAACGAATATTTGCTGCAGGCAACCGAAATTGAACGCAAAGTAGAATATGATTTATCGGTGCTCAGCAATCAATCTTATGCTGCAGGACATTTGCGGTTAGGAGCCAGTACTACCATTGCCCTGTATATATTACCGCCTATTTTGTCGGGCTTCCAGCGGCAATATGCCAATGTGGGCGTACAGCTGGTTAACCGCAACTCTGAGTATATTTTAAATGCTTTATTGAACCACGAAGTAGATATTGGCATTATCGAAGCGGATAACAAGCTGACTACTGTATCTTATAAGCCTTTTATGAGTGATGAAGTGGTGCCGGTTTGTTCGGCTAAAAGCGCATTGGCCGGCAAATCGCTTACCTTAAAGCAACTACTTAAAACACCAATGGCTTTGCGTGAGCGCGGGTCGGGTACTTTAACGGCTTTGCTGAAAGCTTTGGCCTCACACCATATCAAGCCTGCTGATTTATCGGTGAAGATCAGACTGGGTGGAACTGAAGCTTTAAAGAACTTTTTACTGGCCGACCAATGCCTGGGCTTTATGCCGCGCCCATCCATCGTGCGCGAGTTAGACGAAGGCGATTTGGTGGAAGTGCCGGTTGAGGGCTTAAAAATTACCCGTAACTTCTATTTTATTCGGCGTAAGGGTACGGAAGATTATGGCTTGACTAGCGATTTCATGAACTATGCCCTGCAGCATACCTTACAAAAACAAATTGTTTAA
- a CDS encoding type 1 glutamine amidotransferase domain-containing protein: MANLNNRKVAILTEEGFEQVELTSPKEALQAAGATVHIVSPQSGKIKAWDQDHWGIEVEVDKVLTDVNPSDYDALVLPGGVLNPDKLRQNKDAVSFVKSFLEEGKPLAAICHGPQMLIETGLLEGRQLTSYPSLQTDLKNAGAEWVDQEVVTDNGLVTSRTPADLEAFNKKTIEEIGEGVHDTANN, encoded by the coding sequence ATGGCAAATTTAAATAACCGTAAAGTAGCCATCCTTACTGAAGAGGGATTTGAGCAGGTAGAATTAACCAGCCCTAAAGAAGCCTTACAGGCTGCCGGGGCAACTGTACATATTGTATCGCCGCAAAGCGGAAAAATAAAAGCGTGGGATCAAGACCACTGGGGTATTGAAGTAGAGGTAGATAAGGTATTAACCGATGTTAACCCGTCTGATTATGACGCTTTGGTGCTGCCGGGTGGTGTATTAAACCCTGATAAACTGCGCCAAAATAAAGATGCGGTATCATTTGTAAAATCGTTTTTGGAAGAGGGTAAACCATTGGCAGCTATATGCCACGGTCCGCAAATGCTAATTGAAACCGGATTGTTGGAAGGTCGTCAGTTAACTTCTTACCCGTCATTGCAAACCGATTTGAAAAATGCTGGTGCCGAATGGGTAGATCAGGAAGTAGTAACCGACAATGGTTTGGTAACCAGCCGTACCCCGGCCGATCTGGAAGCCTTCAACAAGAAAACAATTGAAGAAATTGGCGAAGGCGTACACGATACGGCTAACAACTAA